From the genome of Simkania negevensis Z:
GCAACTTGAGTACATATTGTATTTAAGTACTATCCCAACATAAAATGAAATCGTGCGTGTTGGTACGCCTGATCGTTCGTGCAAAGATTTCATCAACCAACAGAATGGTATAACTTTAAATCAAACTTGTTATCCACAATTGGTTACGAACGCAAAATATATTCGGATAATAGGTTGTCTAACAAGGGTTATATTATGAAGCACATTAAATACTTCAAACAACAAGCAAAAAAACTTTTCAAAGATTACAACACAAAAACTCCCTACATCGATCAGATAGATAGGCAATCCTATTATAACTACACCCCAAAGTATTTCGATATAAACGGCATTTTATTCGATTACGACTGTGACGAGGATAATTTCAGCTTAATGAATGCTCAGCATGTCATTTCTCTAATGGCCGGATTTCGTAAATGGACAGATTTAATAAAAGCTTCTGAAACTGAGTTGGAACTCGCAAAGGAACTCTTTGATAATCAGGATTTAATAGATATAGAAGATTGGAATTCTTATATTATTCGTGTAGAAAGCGACAACAAGATAACTCTTGATCCTAAGGAGAAACTAGACATATTCAAGCTCGTTTTTCTTAATGAAAGATCTTCTTTTGAAAATCCATTTGGGGGTTACCGTATAAAACGTAATTAACCCCAAGTTGCTACCTAGATAAGCACGGGGAACATCCTTTAGAAAATGTGTGAAGTAGAATTGGTTGAGTTATTTGAAAGATCAAATAAATCAGACGTGTGAGCAAGATCTCTACAAATCTTTATTGAGCGTAGAAGATCACACAGAAGAAGAAATGAGAGTTTTTAGCTTTCTCCCAGGAGAGAATTTAACTCCTTTTCGCGCAGGAATTAGAATGGGAGTTTCTGGGGACTTTGGGTTTCGACCAATTTTGGACTTTCTTTCTACTACTTCAAAAATACCAAAGTCTCTGAACTCAAATCGATTTCCCTCTACCAGGTTTTCAGTAACAGTATGCAAAAACTCCACAACGATTCTTTGAACATCTTTAGGGTCCATTCCTCTTCTTCGAGCAATTTCGTGAATGATTTGCCTTTTTGTAATTGTTCTCATTTAATTCCCTGCCTGGTTAATCGTGTGCATAAGATTGTTTTCCCAACGGAAGAGTTTTGAGACACTCTTGCCTTCGCACTTTAAATGGGCTGACGAGAAGCCGCTATCTTCTTGTTCTTTCAATACAAAGGGAAACCTTAGTTGGTCAAGGTCTTCTTGTTTTGAAAATTGCTGGAGTCTGTTTTGCATTTCGTCTTCTGTCATAACGTCATATTGAATTAACTCTCACGAAAAATCAAGTTCGAAGAGATTAATTTTTTGCTAGAACAGTCGTTAGCATTGATTCGCACCAAAAAAATTGACATGAAACTCCCCTTTCGAACAAAATTAAATGAACTTAGCAGGAGAAAATTCGAAGTTTGTCAAATAATTTTAATCCAACAAATTCAAAAGTAAGCGGTATTTTGCATCGTAAGTCTTTTACTCTTCGTTTAGAGGCTGAGCTGTTGGATAAGATCAAAAAGGACGTTGAGTATCAAAAAAGAAATCTCAATTATAGCATGACTGTTCAACAGTGGATTGTTGAAGCCATTCTCAACAAGGTTAACAACAAGAGAAGAAGAGAGGTCATCAAGATGTTCTCGTCAGGTCAAAAAGTGGTCCCCTTTCCGATTAGATTGGATCAAAACCTATTAAACACTATTGAACAGGACATCCTCTCTTTGAGCCCAACAAGACTCTTAAAAAAAGGTGCGAAGTCTCTTTGGATCAGAGATGCAGTTCTTCGAAAACTCGAAGATTAAGGATCTCATAATACCCTCATTACGCAGGAAACCTCTTGTTTTAACAAGGGGAAAGTGGCTGTTCAACCTCGTGATTGAAATCCCTAATGCTGAGCCTTCCCTGAGAAATGGTGTGATGGGGATAGATCTTGGGGAAAATAATCTGTATGCAAGAAACTGAAAAAAAACCCTTAGAGACAAGCGAGATCGTTACCTTGCTCTTCGCCGCCACAATATGGTTAAATATCTAAATATTAAACGTTTAAAACATAATTTTGTTATCAGACGTTCTGAAAAAGTAGGGTTATTCCCCTTTTGATGGAAGGATTTCTCGTATTCGTTCTCCCTCAGAAGAATACAAAATAGCTTTCCAATCATTAATGTTACGGGATTTTGAGCTAAAATTGGCTCCTATTACAAGAGTGTCTTTGTTGCTCATAGAAAAACGCTGTCTGTACTTCTTTCTTTCAGTTTGTGTCAAAGCAATCTCTGCTGTTTTGTCAAGCTTGAGTTCAAAAATGCAAACTGTTTCAGGCGTCTCTGTCATAAGATCGATACGACCAATATTTGTAGAAATTTCCGCCATCGTTTTAATTCCAGACGTTTCCAGAAATGTGAAAAAAACAGCTTGATAAAATCCTTCTTTAGCATGGTGAAATACATGATATGGCATTTTAGCAAAGTGGACGTTCATTTTGCTAAAGAACGCATTCAAATCTAGTTTGTGAAGGTCTTGCTTTATCTCTTTTGCTGCACGAGTCACTTCTAGTGGGTCGACCTCTGTAAACTCTTGAAGGAGAGAATTAAAAAAAGCTTCTTTAACCTCTTTATTAGGAAAATCAAGGTCGTAGGAATTTTCCTCAGGGTTGTATCCATTAATTGTTAGATAACCTGTTTGGAACATCAGAGCAGCTAGATGAATACGGTCCAATTTACTAATATCTGAAAGAGTACTTTTTAACGCAGATGTCCCACTTAGTGGAACAACAGATTGCGGGTGCTTTTTGGCCTCATCTATTAAAAACGAAGGGGTCCCTGTACTGTACCAATAGCTCTCGGCTTTCTTAGCGCTTAGGTAGCGTAGTGTTGAATAAGGGTTATAAACAGAAAGTTCACTCTCAGAAAATCGGTAGCCGTTATACCAAGTGCGTATCTCTTCTACAATATCCTGTTCAGATACTGAATTTCCGTGTTTGTTTCTGTTCTTGGCAATATCTTGGATATAATCCTGAAAGTTTTCTTTTAGCTCCTCTTCAGTATACCCCATCATCCCAGCATATTTTGGGTCCATTGTAATATCTGTTAGGTTGTTGGGGCCTGAGAAGAGTGAAACTTGAGAAAACTTGCTAACGCCTGTGATAAATGTAAATTTCAAATAACGATCAAGGCTTTTCAGTGTTCCAAAGAATGCTTTAAGGAGATCTCGGTTTTTTTCCGCAACTTCAACATTTTTTAGGTGATTGATGATAGCACTATCATATTCGTCCACAAGAACAACGACCTGATTTTTTTCTGAAAGACTGGTGATTAACCTGTTGAGTTTCGATAGATAAGATGACCCCTCAGTAGGTATTTCATGAAGATTCGAAAAGTCATCAATGGCATCTTCCAGACCTTTCTTAAAGTCTTTAGAAGTTTCGCTTAGAATTTTTGCGAAATCAAAATGCAAAACAGGATGTTCTCGCCAATCGTAGTCACTTTCATAAATTTGGAGACCTCGGAAAAGCTCTTTGTTTCCTTTGAATATTTCTTCTAGGGTATTTAAGAAAAGAGATTTTCCAAATCTTCGAGGACGAGACATGAAAAAATAAGGAGCACCCTCGTCAATTAAGCTCTTGATAAAACCTGTCTTATCAACATATAGGTATTCACCTTCTCCAAGGATTTTCTCAATACTTTGAATTCCGATAGGTAGTTTTTTCATTTCTGTGGATTTTCTCCTTTTACGTCTTACTTGTTAGTATAGAGCACGCAGTACCAATTTTTCGAGATTAAAACAAATTTTTACAATCTAATGTTCTTTTGAGGGCTCCTTATGAGAGGAAAATTGATTCCATTCTTTTTAACTACAATGCTGTGGCGATGATATCCGCTTTTGTAGATGGAAATGAAACAAAGCCTTCCTCATCTTCAAATTCAGGGTAACGTTCTAAGAATTTTTCCGTTAAGGTTTCAAAAAATTCTCTTTGATAGCCATATGGAATATTCCAATTAGCTGTGAGAGTTCCTTCTAGCCAATCAACCATCTCTTTCCTAGATCCAAAAATTTGACATTTTTTTATAACTTTACAAAAGTCAACTTTATAATCCGCCTCTTCTAAAGTCCTTCGAATAGAAGCCTCAGAGTTCATTCTTCGCTCAGAGCTATGACTTGATGGAAATTGCCAACCTCTTATTTCCATTTCTTCCGACACAATACGAGAAAATTTTTTTGAGATGCCTGTTGGCAAAGTAATTATAAGTTTACCATTTGGAAGGAGATGGGTTTTTAAGTTTTGTAGGACAACAATTGGGTTTGGGATGAGATGAAAAACACAAAACGAAACAATAACATCAAATTTTTGATCTGTCTTAAATTTTAAAAAATCTAAGTCCAGAGATTCTTGAAACATTAAATTCGGATATAATTCACAGGGAAATAATTTCTGAGCTACGTGAATCATTTCACTGGACAAGTCCACCCCCAAAACACTCCCATTTGGTACAATATAGGAAATGAGAGCTGTTATTTTGCCATCTCCAGAGCCAAAATCTAGTATCCGTTCATTTCCTATTAACTTGTATCTAGATAAGGCTTCCCAGGCCCACTGGGTTTGTAACTCAGAATTATGAATATAAAGCGTAACTAAACTTCTTCTATTCCACCCTTCTTCTTTAGAATTGATTTCACAGTTTTCTCCGAATAAAGAGCTGAAAAGCATAGAACATAGCACTAATTTTTCAAAACTTTTCATTTTGACATTCCCTTAGTATATTGCAGTTGATTTCAAGATAAAATTGCGAAAAGTGTCGGTATCAAGGAAACGCAGATCGCATGAAAGCACAAAATACATTAACCCAGGGACAATCGGACCATAGCCTTTGGAATGAGTCGACTTCCTCTAGAGAGAGGAGGAGGCTAATGTTTCTGAAAAAGCTTGCGCGCTTTGAAAAAGTGGTCTTCTAACTTCATTTTCTTCTACAGAAAGCTCCCTAAGCCTTTGAACAAAGAGATTGCACTGTTCAAGATCGGAATTTCGTTCAAAAACGACATGGCCATTAAATTCCCAAAATAATCCCTTCCTATCAGAGAAAAAAGTGAGAATTGTATCAACTAAAGACGCAATAGATTTCTCAACTCTAATAAACTCCTCATATCTCAATGATGATTTTTCAAGTTCTTGATCAAATAATTGTAAGGCAACCGCTTTATACCTACCATCACAATTCGTAGCCTCAATCGCAGACTTCCCCTGCGCCTTAGCTAGACTAACCCTCTGTTTAAAATCAGTTAATCTTTCTAAAACAAGTTTAACCTTTTCTTTTGACCGCAAGATTTCAACGTCATTGGTGATCACATCAATCTTAAGCATCCCTTCCAAACTTTTGAGTGTCTCCGTTAATTCACAACCCATTTTGTGGTAATTAAGTGCTATATTTTCGACTAATGGCAAAAGCTCAACAAAATCACCAAGCTCATCCTTGGAGTAATTATTAATTGGAAATTCCGATTTGTTATTAATTACAACATCACGAGCGGCTTGAATTAAAGCGTGTTGAAAATTTTTTTTATGGAGCCTCAATTGCTCCGTGGATTTAAGCTGTTCAAAAGACTGTTGAACAACGCCAATCAAGATGAACCTATCCAACTAAATTTTTTATCCAAGTATAAACTACCCCCAATATTACCAATCCATTCCATATCACGAATAAACGCTCCCATCGCATCAATAGCCGACGACAACGTCTTTTTAACCAAGCAAAAGCTCGTTCTACCTTCCAGCGTTGTGGGCTCAATTTGAAGAAATGGGTAACTTCGTTAATTTCTGGCGCCCATCTTCCTTTGATTTTCCGATAGGGAATTAGAGGAAATATTCCCATGTTTAACAAAAACTGACGTAACCAGCCTGCATCATAACCTTTGTCTGCCTCAAGAACAACTACTCGCCCTTTGAGTGACTTTAATGGAAGCTGTGTAAGCAATCTGCTAACTTCCTGTTTTTCATCCCCCTTTGCATCGGTAGTTGTAATGGCTATTGCATTGCCGTTTTTATCGATAAGCAAGTGAAGCAGAACTCCCTTGCCTTTATAACCATAATCAACTTTTTCCCCTCCTCCTGGAGCGGGGGGAAAAAGAACCGTCCACAGCTACTTGAGAAAGATCAACTTTTCCTTCCATTATTGCTATCTGTAATAGCCCACTCATCACCTTATCAAAAACTCCTTCAACACTCCATTGCTTTAACCATTTGTGAGCTGTAGAACGAGGGATAAAAAGAGAGGAATCTGTCGGAAGATCCGCCCAACGACATCCTCTCGTTAAGATAAAGAGTATTGAATTCCAGGTTTTGCGTAGATCACTTCGAGGAGTTCCTCTCTCCAAAGGAAAAGTATGGTCCATAAGACCTTCAATGAGTTGCCATTGTTCATCTGATAAACACTTAAATCCTGCCATGTCATCTCCTAAATTTTTTTAAAAGAATATAGCATTTAACTTTTTAGTTGGATAGATTCATCAACATCGGCAAAATTAAGAATGAAAAATATAAAACGCGAACAAGCCTGTTTCTCTTTTGTGCTGACACTATGCCAAACCCTTCTTTTAATGAGAATGAAGGTCATTTATGGCATACGCAGTTATTTTAAGTCCACCCAAAGACGAGCGTCTTATTCTAGATGAACGAGGCAGCATACTCATAGGCCCCTCAGGGATTTATGAAAACATAGCTTCGACGGAGTAGAAACACGCAAACACCAGTTCTGTTGGGGGTCCTGAGGCAAAAAATCCTTTCTAAGAGACACCCACTTTCTCTTCCCTTTTTTCTTCTGGACATCAAGCTGTAATCTCAAACAGCCCATCTATAAACTTTTTTGAGATAAAATGAATCGATTCATATACAGAACTCGGTGCTTCTGCTGCCCTGAATGTTTGAAATCACTGGCTATACCTTTATTCAAAAGCTTCAAGCCTAAAGAAAAAAAGGTGCTAATAGCCGACGGCTTTATGGCCGACGGCATAAGCAGCGCCCTCTTATAAGATCTTATATATTCTTATAAAAATCTTATAAGATCTTACTCGCAAAAATCCTCTATGAAAAATGCTACTAGCATGACGGTATTCTGCGACCAGTATGACGATAAATGCAACCGGTATGACGAAAAATACTGTTATTTTGCGACCAGTATAGCGTAAATGTGCTACTAGTATGACGAAATACTGACGCAACTTGTAAGGTCATCTGCTACTTTGAACGATATGGGAGTGGAAAAAGACAAGAAAATCGACAAGTTCTTACTCTAAGTTCTATAGGAGCTACCTATACCTCTGTATTTGCTATTAGAGTCTCGGCGATGTGCTATCTATGCCCTGGAAAAACAATTGGCTTCTAACACCTCGAGGCAGTATTGGCCAATTCCATAATGATTGGTTTATCTATGCTACAGATTGTGAGTGCAAAACTCTAAGAAGATTTCTTCTTATTCTTTATTAAAAACTTAAGGTTGAAATGCTATATCACTAAACCAAACAACATGTCGGGGAAGCTTGAAAGTTCTATAGTTATTTAAAATCTATCTAAAAGATCTATAGGAAAGGTTTGTTAAGGAGAGATTTTTGCGACAGATTGTGAGTGGTGTGCGACAGATTGTGAGTAGTAGGTCTCATATGGATGTTAAACCACTATTTTATACTTGTTTAAGATTGTTTTGAGTAAACATTCAAAGTTCTGATCGTCATATTCAGACCAAGCTTCTGAAAAATTTTGAACTAGCTTTGGATAAAAAAAACCATTTTTAAACAGGGTTTTTTCATTCCCCCACTCCCACGACCTTTCTTTTGGTCTTTACTTTTCGTTGTTCCCTAAGTTAAGTCACTCGTTCTTTCAAGCCATAAACCTTCCGGCTTTTCGGGAAAACTGGTAGTATTGAAACGAAAAGCAAATCTGTTTGTTTATTTTTCTTGGGTGAAAAAAAACCACCCTCTCAAAGTATATCTGAGTTGCGATGATAATGTTTCGTTCCCATTTTTCCATCTTGCTCTCCCCTACAATTAGTTTTTGGTTAATACAAAATGAGCCGTCACATTATTATGACATCGACTTGATGTCAAACATTTCTTGTCTATGTAAAAAATTTGACGTGCAACTCCCTTTTCAAGCGAATTTATTAAAGATGTGTTCTGAGAGGTTCATAAGGTTGTCTAAAAACTTTGATTCACATAGTCCAAGTTTTACTATTGATATCCCCCTCTCTTCGGGAAAAGAATTCTTAAATCTTTTAGACCCTGCTTCATCGTGCGGCTTATTGACTAACCCCATATGCTCGAAATCAGACAGTTTTTCAGCTAAAGCACAAAAGCCATAGCAGGGTCTGCCGAAAAACTCCTGGACGCACCCTTCGTCATGCTAGTAGCACCATTCAAAATAGAGAAGTTCGTCATACTAGTAGCAGCTCCAAGAAACCAAGCTTCGTCATGCTAGTAGCACCATTCAAAATAGGGAAGTTCGTCATACTAGTAGCAGCTCCAAGAAACCAAGCTTCGTCATGCTGGTAGCATTAGATTTTTTTGTTCTCTTCCATTCTCATGTCGTTCAAAGTAGCAGACGATTTTATATGTTGTGCTAGCATTTCGTCATGCTAGTAGCAGCTCCAAGAAACCAAGCTTCGTCATGCTGGTAGCATTAGATTTTTTTGTTCTCTTCCATTCTCATGTCGTTCAAAGTAGCAGACGATTTTATATGTTATGCTAGCATTTCGTCATGCTAGTAGCAGCTCCAAGAAACCAAGCTTCGTCATGCTGGTAGCATTAGATTTTTTTGTTCTCTTTCATTCTCATGTCGTTCAAAGTAGCAGACGATTTTATATGTTATGCTAGCATTTCGTCATGCTAGTAGCAGCTCCAAGAAACCAAGCTTCGTCATGCTGGTAGCATTAGATTTTTTTGTTCTCCTCCATTCTCATGTCGTTCAAAGTAGCAGACGATTTTATATGTTGTGCTAGCATTTCGTCATGCTAGTAGCAGCTAGTTTTTTGCATTTCTCTCAACTCATTGTCTCTCTAAAGCTCCCTTAATTTTTATCTTTTTTTTTATCGAAGCACAATCTAGAAGGGGCTAGTGACAATAGCTCACTTCCAAACTGGGTCTAAAAGATTTAAGAATTCTTTTCCCGAAGAGAGGGGGATATCAATAGTAAAACTCGGAAATCTAGGGTTTAGTGTCGAGTGTTACTGAAAATTGGGGTTAAGGCTAAATACATACTTTAGCTGTCCATTGCTTCCCTCTATAACCTTTACAGAGGTGATTAAACCAAGATTTTTTATTGTTTGAATAGCGTCTTCTACTTTTTTTTCAGCTCGTTTTTTTTGACGAGCTGCTAAGTAGTTATCAAGCTTGAGGAGATGCGGGAGTCGGTCTTTGTTAATTTCAATCTCGAAACGTTTAGATGCTAGTTCTCGTAGCATATAGTCTCTTAAAAGGTTCATCGCTTCTGTGACATATCGATGTCCTCCAGCGGCAAGGATCATTTTCTTATTAATATCTGACGGATATTCAATGTATTTAGAGTTGATTTGATCTACAAGAATGGGATTAAAGCCTATAATTAACTCACCTTGCGCATCAAAAAATGACTCGTCCCCTGCATTGGCTTTTTTAAGTTGTTTTTCATCCATTCCTTCTGTGAATTTAATGACTTGGATTAAGCTTTGAAATTCTTCGATCCTATCAGTTAAAATTTGAGTTTTCCCGTTTTGCTCGACTTTTCGTTTCCTATCAAATTTTAAGAGAAATTTTTTTGCTGAAAGGTTCATTAGGGTTTCTCTTACAAATTTGACTTCATCTCCGGAATAGTGACTTCGGTCGATGTACGCTCTGTATAATTCACCAGGTTTAATACGTAATCTTGGGCTTTCTTTTTTTTCTTTGCCGAATGGGACCAAATCTACAGGCATGTTCCCTTTGTAATAATCGCCGTTGTCTGGCTCATAGTTTTGGCTTTTTTGATGTAAAAGCTTTTGGAGAGTGTTCAGAAGTTTATCTTCAGGAGGCGTCAGCCTAACACCAACAGATTTGACTTCAAATTCATATTTTTCAATTTTAGTTTTTAAGTGTTTAGACTCAATTTGCTCGAAGAGGTTTAGCTGATTTTGCTTTGGATATTCATACTTCAATTTTTGGTCTATAAAGTGGCCTGAGTGTCGTATTTTCTCAATATGCTTTTTTGAAGGATCAAGAATTTTGATTAATTTTTCGCTGTTGTTTTTTAGAAATATTAGTCTATTTAGAAGATCAGTTTTCTCCTTTCTATCAGAGGCTTCAAGTTCGACTTGTTTGATAAGTTGGTTGATTCCTTGTTTTCTAAACTCAGGACTATGAATTGTATCTTCTATTGGAGAGTCTAATAGCTCTTCCCAAAGTTTTTCGATTTGTGAGAAAATTGCACCGTTTTGGGCTAGTTCAGCAAAATCATTAATCGTCAGATTTTCTCTTTCGTCGAACTCTTGTTGGCTTAGCTTAGAAGGAGTCATTTTCTTCGTTATCTCCTGAGTCTAATGAATCAAATTTGGCAAAACTTTTTGAGAAAAATAGAGAAACAACGCCTGTTTTCCCATGACGATTTTTAGCAACGATAAGCTCTGCTTCATTAGGTCTATCATTTTCATTGTAATAGTCGGGTCTAAGTAAAAACGTGACTAC
Proteins encoded in this window:
- a CDS encoding HU family DNA-binding protein, whose translation is MRTITKRQIIHEIARRRGMDPKDVQRIVVEFLHTVTENLVEGNRFEFRDFGIFEVVERKSKIGRNPKSPETPILIPARKGVKFSPGRKLKTLISSSV
- a CDS encoding ATP-binding protein, whose translation is MKKLPIGIQSIEKILGEGEYLYVDKTGFIKSLIDEGAPYFFMSRPRRFGKSLFLNTLEEIFKGNKELFRGLQIYESDYDWREHPVLHFDFAKILSETSKDFKKGLEDAIDDFSNLHEIPTEGSSYLSKLNRLITSLSEKNQVVVLVDEYDSAIINHLKNVEVAEKNRDLLKAFFGTLKSLDRYLKFTFITGVSKFSQVSLFSGPNNLTDITMDPKYAGMMGYTEEELKENFQDYIQDIAKNRNKHGNSVSEQDIVEEIRTWYNGYRFSESELSVYNPYSTLRYLSAKKAESYWYSTGTPSFLIDEAKKHPQSVVPLSGTSALKSTLSDISKLDRIHLAALMFQTGYLTINGYNPEENSYDLDFPNKEVKEAFFNSLLQEFTEVDPLEVTRAAKEIKQDLHKLDLNAFFSKMNVHFAKMPYHVFHHAKEGFYQAVFFTFLETSGIKTMAEISTNIGRIDLMTETPETVCIFELKLDKTAEIALTQTERKKYRQRFSMSNKDTLVIGANFSSKSRNINDWKAILYSSEGERIREILPSKGE
- a CDS encoding class I SAM-dependent methyltransferase — encoded protein: MKSFEKLVLCSMLFSSLFGENCEINSKEEGWNRRSLVTLYIHNSELQTQWAWEALSRYKLIGNERILDFGSGDGKITALISYIVPNGSVLGVDLSSEMIHVAQKLFPCELYPNLMFQESLDLDFLKFKTDQKFDVIVSFCVFHLIPNPIVVLQNLKTHLLPNGKLIITLPTGISKKFSRIVSEEMEIRGWQFPSSHSSERRMNSEASIRRTLEEADYKVDFCKVIKKCQIFGSRKEMVDWLEGTLTANWNIPYGYQREFFETLTEKFLERYPEFEDEEGFVSFPSTKADIIATAL
- a CDS encoding transposase — its product is MWTVLFPPAPGGGEKVDYGYKGKGVLLHLLIDKNGNAIAITTTDAKGDEKQEVSRLLTQLPLKSLKGRVVVLEADKGYDAGWLRQFLLNMGIFPLIPYRKIKGRWAPEINEVTHFFKLSPQRWKVERAFAWLKRRCRRLLMRWERLFVIWNGLVILGVVYTWIKNLVG
- a CDS encoding transposase, which encodes MAGFKCLSDEQWQLIEGLMDHTFPLERGTPRSDLRKTWNSILFILTRGCRWADLPTDSSLFIPRSTAHKWLKQWSVEGVFDKVMSGLLQIAIMEGKVDLSQVAVDGSFSPRSRRRGKS